TACCTTCTATCGGAAACTCTTTATGAAATGAATGCGTGGCTCTTAAAAGAGCCGTTGTAGGGTTACTGCGATCAATTAGCCAACATTTATTTGGATTTAACTGCCTTCTCTGTCTTCTTCGGAAGAAGTACAGCTTGGATGTTGGGCAACACGCCGCCCTGGGCGATGGTCACTCCGCCCAGGAGTTTGTTGAGCTCCTCGTCGTTGCGGACCGCCAGCTGCAAGTGACGAGGGATGATTCTGGTCTTCTTGTTGTCGCGGGCTGCGTTTCCAGCCAATTCCAGGATCTCAGCGGTCAGATATTCGAGCACGGCCGCCAAGTAGACGGGGGCACCGGCTCCAACACGCTCGCTGTAATTGCCCTTCCGCAGGACTCTGTGGACGCGGCCGACTGGGAACTGCAGTCCGGCACGGGAGGAGCGAGTCTTGGCCTTTGCTCTGGCTTTGCCGCCAGTCTTACCTCTTCCAGACTTTATGGCACGACTTTGTAGTATAGATTTTTAGCCCAAGCCGTTGAGGTAGGGTATTTACCTTTACAGCTTCGAGTCATTGATTGGCTAGCTGAAGCGGAGAAACGGTTGTCCAATCAAGACGATGATCCGATCActagccttgaaaaaaaaaaaaaaatatatcccaCATTATCCTATCAAGCGATGATAgtcttgtatttattatttaagagTACCGGCTATATGTTGTGGATCATTGACCGctaaaatgagagagagagagagagagagagagagagagagagagagagagatgaaaaATATATTGCGATATTATTTCCGCCCCAAAGGTCTAAGCATGGTCCTCTCAATGGCTCAGTCTTTAATTACAATTCTTTTCAGACTCAGAATTTAATGGCAAAGTATGTAATAAGGAACTtatctccggcagtcggtgcagCGCTACTACGACATTGATTTTGAGTACTGCGAAGAACAAAGAACCAGTAGACGAGAGGGAATCAAACTAACTTGGGGCTGCAGCCTCAGCCCGCATGGATTTATGTGGatttaaaattagaaattaaaagcaatcctatcttctcaaacatcttttttaaacacataaAATTAAGGGCGCTGGTGTTTATAAAACTTCTAAAAAAGCATTCATCAAAAAGTCTCTGCTTGTATCAAGCCCGGTCGCTGTCACACGCCCGATAGAAATCTACCCCAACTTGATTGGTctgctcaacacacacacacacacacacaccattgtaaaagtgccatccatttaataaaaaaaaaataaaaaaaaaaaaaataaaaaaaaaaaacaagcgccGCGctaccattatactttcatattaaggagGCTGGGGCGCAAAATATATCGCGGGCCGCATGTTTGAAACCTGCAGTAGACAGTTTATAGGAAACTATTCCTGATAGGCACACAATTTTATAGGCGATTAAGAGAGCAAACTAGTTTCACTTGTAATCCCAGTCTGTTTGGGTATGCTAAAATATATGGCCCCTTCTCTAAATAAACGTATGATACATTTTAGGTCATGATGGAAGACATCATTTAGATCAAAGTGAGCTGGCTCTTAAAAGAGCCGTTGTGGTGCGAAAGAAAAAGAGCTTATGCTCTCTCTCCTCGGATGCGACGTGCCAGCTGGATGTCTTTTGGCATGATTGTGACCCTCTTGGCGTGGATGGCGCACAGGTTGGTGTCCTCAAACAGGCCGACCAAGTAAGCCTCACTGGCTTCCTGCAGAGCCATAACGGCCGAACTCTGGAAACGCAGATCGGTCTTGAAATCTTGCGCAATCTCCCTCACCAGCCGCTGGAAGGGCAGCTTGCGGATGAGCAGCTCGGTAGACTTCTGGTAACGGCGGATCTCACGGAGAGCCACGGTA
This DNA window, taken from Syngnathoides biaculeatus isolate LvHL_M chromosome 17, ASM1980259v1, whole genome shotgun sequence, encodes the following:
- the LOC133491128 gene encoding histone H2A-like, whose protein sequence is LQSRAIKSGRGKTGGKARAKAKTRSSRAGLQFPVGRVHRVLRKGNYSERVGAGAPVYLAAVLEYLTAEILELAGNAARDNKKTRIIPRHLQLAVRNDEELNKLLGGVTIAQGGVLPNIQAVLLPKKTEKAVKSK
- the LOC133490595 gene encoding histone H3, with amino-acid sequence MARTKQTARKSTGGKAPRKQLATKAARKSAPATGGVKKPHRYRPGTVALREIRRYQKSTELLIRKLPFQRLVREIAQDFKTDLRFQSSAVMALQEASEAYLVGLFEDTNLCAIHAKRVTIMPKDIQLARRIRGERA